The following are from one region of the Nicotiana tabacum cultivar K326 chromosome 3, ASM71507v2, whole genome shotgun sequence genome:
- the LOC107791465 gene encoding uncharacterized protein LOC107791465 encodes MAAFLLLFLVFLSTLCSAQRNPQTISEIQALSSFKLSIHDPLGALTDWDSSSPSAPCDWRGVFCVNARVSELRLPHLQLSGPLTPQIANLRMLRKLSLRSNSFNGTIPASLSKCTLLHSVFLQSNAFSGKLPPEMFNLTDLQILNVAGNQLSGELPGELPRSLRYFDLSSNLLSGDIPRNLSDVTQLLFINLSYNRFSGEIPVSLGRLQQLQYLWLAYNNLQGTLPSAIANCSSLVHLSAEGNAITGVIPAAIAALPKLQVINLSHNNLSGSLPASLFCNVSIYAPSLRIVQLGFNEFTNFVKHEESNCFSSLQILDLQHNQIKGEFPLILMNNSGLTSLDLSRNLFSGEVPSAIGNLGRLEELRMGNNLFRGALPFEITKCSNLKVLDLEGNQMTGEIPMFLGELRSLKILSLGGNQFSGSIPSSFGNLTILENLNLGRNGLNGSLPEVLMDLSNLSILNLSGNNFSGSMPVGIGNLQQLSVLNLSKNGFSGDIPTSIGTLYKLAVVDLSGQNLSGEIPFDLAGLPNLQVIALQENKLSGNIPEGFSSLLGMQYLNLSSNSFSGHIPSTFGFLTSLAVLSLSNNHINGSIPPELGNCSALEKLNLHSNSLSGQIPADIGRLSHLSVLDLGRNNLTGEVPIDISNCSSLTSLVLDSNDLSGNIPESLSRLSNLTTLDLSANNFTGEIPANLTTLSSLMSFNVSHNHLVGQIPVMLGSHFNDSSNYAGNQGLCGEPLDRRCETSGNGGNRLIMFIAVAASGALLLLSCCCFYTYNLLRWRRKLKEKAAGEKKHSPARASSRTSGGRGSGENGGPKLVMFNNKITLAETIEATREFDEEHVLSRTRYGVVYKACYNDGMVLSICRLPDASLDENMFRKEAESLGRVKHRNLTVLRGYYAGPPDLRLLVYDYMPNGNLATLLQEASHQDGHVLNWPMRHLIALGIARGLAFLHSSSMVHGDVKPQNVLFDADFEAHLSDFGLGKLVVATPAEPSTSTSVGTLGYISPEAALTGETTRESDVYSFGIVLLELLTGKRPLMFTQDEDIVKWVKRQLQRGQISELLEPGLLELDPESSEWEEFLLGIKVGLLCTAPDPLDRPSMADIVFMLEGCRVGPDIASSADPTCQPSPA; translated from the coding sequence ATGGCTGCTTTTTTActtctctttcttgtttttctctccACATTATGCTCCGCTCAACGAAACCCACAAACCATTTCAGAAATTCAAGCCCTCTCTTCTTTCAAACTCAGTATTCACGACCCACTCGGTGCGCTCACTGACTGGGATTCTTCTTCCCCTTCTGCTCCCTGCGATTGGCGCGGCGTTTTTTGCGTGAATGCTCGAGTCAGTGAACTCCGCCTCCCTCATTTGCAACTCAGTGGGCCGCTCACTCCCCAAATCGCTAACCTGCGCATGCTGCGTAAGTTAAGCCTCCGTTCCAACTCCTTTAACGGAACTATCCCTGCTTCGTTATCCAAATGTACCCTTTTGCATTCTGTTTTCTTACAGAGCAATGCGTTTTCCGGTAAACTCCCGCCGGAAATGTTCAATCTTACCGATTTACAAATCCTTAATGTTGCCGGAAATCAACTCTCCGGCGAACTCCCCGGTGAGCTTCCTCGGAGCTTACGGTACTTTGATCTCTCGTCGAATTTGTTATCAGGTGACATTCCGAGGAATTTGTCTGACGTGACACAGTTACTTTTCATCAATCTCTCGTACAATCGGTTTTCCGGAGAAATTCCGGTGAGTCTCGGCCGGCTTCAGCAGCTTCAGTATCTTTGGCTTGCGTACAACAACTTGCAAGGTACATTGCCTTCAGCAATTGCGAACTGTTCATCGTTGGTTCACTTGAGTGCTGAGGGAAATGCTATTACAGGTGTTATTCCGGCGGCTATTGCTGCTTTACCGAAGCTTCAGGTCATAAATTTATCACACAATAATCTTTCTGGTTCCTTGCCAGCTTCATTGTTCTGTAATGTTTCAATTTATGCTCCTTCCCTTAGGATTGTTCAGTTGGGCTTTAATGAGTTTACTAATTTCGTTAAGCATGAGGAGTCTAATTGTTTTAGTTCCTTGCAAATTTTGGATCTTCAACATAatcaaataaaaggtgaatttcctttgattttgatGAACAATTCGGGGTTAACGTCCCTGGATTTGTCGCGGAATTTGTTCTCTGGTGAAGTCCCTAGTGCTATTGGGAATTTGGGGAGATTGGAGGAACTGAGAATGGGGAATAATTTATTCAGGGGTGCACTTCCGTTTGAGATTACGAAATGCAGTAACTTGAAGGTTCTTGATCTTGAAGGCAATCAAATGACGGGGGAAATTCCTATGTTTTTAGGTGAACTTAGAAGCTTGAAGATTTTATCACTGGGAGGGAACCAATTTTCGGGTTCCATTCCTtctagttttggaaatttgactatTCTTGAAAATCTGAACTTAGGAAGAAATGGTCTCAATGGAAGCTTGCCTGAGGTGCTAATGGATTTAAGCAATTTAAGCATATTGAATCTCAGTGGAAACAACTTTTCTGGAAGTATGCCAGTTGGTATCGGGAATCTTCAGCAACTATCGGTTCTGAATCTGAGTAAAAATGGTTTTTCAGGCGACATTCCTACTAGCATTGGGACTTTGTATAAGTTAGCAGTTGTTGATTTGAGTGGACAGAATTTGTCAGGGGAAATACCATTTGATCTTGCTGGTTTGCCTAATCTACAAGTTATAGCTTTGCAAGAAAACAAGTTGTCTGGTAATATTCCTGAAGGTTTCAGTAGCTTATTGGGTATGCAATATTTGAATCTTTCTTCAAATTCCTTTTCTGGCCATATACCATCTACATTTGGGTTCTTGACCTCATTAGCTGTGCTTTCTTTGTCTAACAACCACATAAATGGTTCTATTCCTCCTGAATTGGGTAACTGCTCTGCTCTGGAGAAGTTAAATCTGCACTCAAATTCATTGAGTGGCCAGATACCTGCTGATATCGGACGTCTCTCCCACTTGAGTGTGCTGGATTTGGGTAGAAACAACTTGACAGGCGAAGTCCCAATAGATATTTCCAATTGTTCATCCCTGACATCGCTCGTGCTAGACTCTAACGATCTTTCTGGGAACATACCAGAGTCACTGTCCAGGTTATCAAACTTAACTACCCTTGACCTCTCTGCTAACAATTTCACTGGAGAAATCCCAGCTAATCTTACCACGCTCTCGAGTTTGATGAGTTTCAATGTGTCACACAATCACTTGGTAGGCCAAATTCCAGTGATGTTGGGCTCCCATTTTAACGATTCATCGAACTATGCTGGCAACCAAGGTTTGTGTGGGGAGCCATTGGATAGAAGATGTGAGACATCTGGTAATGGTGGGAATAGATTGATTATGTTTATTGCAGTGGCTGCCAGTGGAGCTCTTCTCCTTTTATCATGCTGCTGCTTCTATACTTACAACCTCTTGAGGTGGCGCAGGAAGCTCAAAGAGAAGGCAGCTGGagaaaagaagcatagtcctGCAAGGGCTAGTTCAAGGACCAGTGGTGGTCGTGGCAGTGGCGAGAATGGTGGACCCAAACTTGTTATGTTCAATAACAAAATTACACTCGCTGAAACAATTGAAGCAACTAGAGAATTTGACGAGGAACATGTGCTGAGCAGAACACGTTATGGAGTGGTCTACAAAGCTTGTTACAATGATGGAATGGTGCTCTCAATTTGTCGACTCCCAGATGCATCACTTGATGAGAACATGTTCAGAAAAGAGGCGGAGTCACTTGGCAGGGTGAAGCACAGGAACCTAACAGTTCTTCGTGGGTATTATGCTGGCCCCCCGGACCTCAGACTACTTGTCTATGATTACATGCCTAACGGGAATCTTGCAACATTGCTCCAAGAAGCGTCCCACCAAGATGGTCATGTCCTCAACTGGCCAATGCGCCACCTCATTGCACTTGGCATTGCTCGGGGCCTGGCTTTCCTTCACTCATCCTCAATGGTTCACGGAGATGTGAAGCCGCAGAATGTCCTATTCGATGCAGACTTTGAAGCCCATCTTTCAGACTTTGGCCTAGGCAAGCTTGTAGTAGCCACACCAGCTGAGCCCTCCACATCAACTTCAGTTGGTACGCTAGGTTACATATCCCCAGAAGCAGCATTAACCGGAGAAACCACTAGAGAATCAGATGTTTATAGCTTTGGCATTGTATTGCTGGAATTACTAACAGGAAAAAGGCCATTAATGTTCACACAAGATGAGGACATAGTGAAATGGGTAAAGAGGCAATTGCAGAGAGGGCAGATTTCAGAACTACTAGAGCCAGGATTGCTTGAGCTGGACCCTGAATCATCAGAATGGGAAGAGTTCTTGCTAGGAATTAAAGTAGGCTTGCTTTGCACTGCACCCGACCCCCTTGATCGACCTAGCATGGCCGACATTGTGTTCATGCTTGAAGGTTGCCGTGTAGGCCCTGATATCGCGTCTTCAGCCGATCCCACTTGCCAACCTTCACCCGCCTGA
- the LOC107791466 gene encoding V-type proton ATPase 16 kDa proteolipid subunit: MSSTFSGDETAPFFGFLGAAAALVFSCMGAAYGTAKSGVGVASMGVMRPELVMKSIVPVVMAGVLGIYGLIIAVIISTGINPKTKSYYLFDGYAHLSSGLACGLAGLSAGMAIGIVGDAGVRANAQQPKLFVGMILILIFAEALALYGLIVGIILSSHAGQSRAE; this comes from the exons ATGTCATCAACTTTCAGCGGCGATGAAACGGCGCCCTTCTTCGGTTTCCTCGGAGCAGCTGCAGCTCTCGTTTTCTCCT GTATGGGAGCTGCTTATGGAACGGCGAAGAGTGGGGTGGGAGTAGCGTCAATGGGAGTAATGAGGCCAGAGCTTGTGATGAAGTCAATTGTGCCGGTTGTTATGGCTGGAGTGTTAGGTATTTATGGTTTGATTATTGCGGTCATTATCAGTACGGGAATTAACCCTAAGACCAAATCGTATTACCTTTTTGATGGATATGCGCATCTTTCTTCTGGTCTGGCTTGTGGTCTCGCTGGTCTTTCCGCTGGAATGGCTATTGGAATTGTTGGTGATGCTGGTGTTAG AGCAAATGCACAACAACCAAAACTGTTTGTTGGTATGATCCTGATTCTCATCTTTGCTGAGGCATTGGCTTTATATGGACTGATTGTCGGCATCATCCTTTCTTCCCATGCTGGTCAATCTAGAGCAGAATAG
- the LOC142177465 gene encoding uncharacterized protein LOC142177465, producing the protein MDNCEVKDLGYVGPKFTWCNNWEARRRIWKRLDRVFVNDLWCQTMQNNVVKHLPRTGSDHRPLLLKCYNKNNNSIKYFKFLDFWTEQPSFMNLVEDVWNSNISGNALWILQQKLKKLSKRLTQW; encoded by the coding sequence ATGGACAACTGTGAAGTTAAGGATTTGGGTTATGTTGGGCCTAAATTCACTTGGTGCAATAATTGGGAAGCTAGAAGAAGAATTTGGAAGAGGCTTGATAGAGTCTTTGTTAATGACTTGTGGTGCCAGACTATGCAAAATAATGTTGTCAAGCATCTTCCAAGAACTGGTTCTGATCATAGGCCTTTACTTCTCAAATGCTATAACAAAAACAACAATAGTATTAAGTACTTCAAATTCTTGGATTTCTGGACGGAGCAACCTTCCTTCATGAACCTGGTAGAAGATGTGTGGAACTCTAATATTAGTGGGAATGCCTTGTGGATACTTCAACAGAAGCTTAAAAAGCTTAGCAAAAGGCTTACACAATGGTAG
- the LOC142177466 gene encoding uncharacterized protein LOC142177466 — MLHRIISENQSGFVKGRSITENILLAQEITLNIKNKNCGGNVIIKLDMEKAYDRMSWSFIMSVLRKFGFSEEWIDIIWGLVNEVWSLNNLISCENFTPFNMNNRGPKINHLTYADDIVIFCGGNNKSIKLIKKQIRRYEKASGQKVNNDKSYFITSPNTSASRINRIRQASGFMDKKFPFNYLGCPIYHGRKNIVLFDEMLAKIVKRING, encoded by the exons ATGCTTCatagaatcatttcagagaaccAAAGTGGGTTTGTCAAAGGAAGATCCATTACGGAAAATATTTTGCTAGCACAGGAGATCACACTGAACATCAAGAATAAAAACTGTGGGGGGAATGTTATTATCAAATTGGACATGGAGAAAGCATACGATAGAATGTCCTGGAGCTTTATCATGTCGGTTTTGAGGAAATTTGGATTCTCGGAGGAATGGATTGACATCATTTGGGGTCTGGTTAATGAAGTCTG GTCCTTGAATAATCTCATCAGCTGTGAAAACTTTACTCCTTTCAACATGAATAACAGAGGTCCAAAGATCAATCACCTTACATATGCTGATGACATTGTCATATTCTGCGGGGGTAACAACAAATCCATCAAGCTTATCAAGAAACAAATCAGGAGATATGAAAAGGCTTCAGGGCAAAAAGTCAATAATGACAAGAGTTATTTCATCACTTCTCCTAATACCTCTGCCTCTAGGATCAATAGAATTAGGCAAGCATCAGGATTCATGGATAAAAAGTTTCCTTTCAATTATCTGGGATGTCCAATCTATCATGGAAGGAAAAACATAGTCTTATTTGATGAAATGTTAGCGAAGATTGTTAAAAGGATCAATGGTTAG